The Canis lupus familiaris isolate Mischka breed German Shepherd chromosome 27, alternate assembly UU_Cfam_GSD_1.0, whole genome shotgun sequence genome window below encodes:
- the BCL2L13 gene encoding bcl-2-like protein 13 isoform X7 — protein MDPEEVKSLDSNGAGEKSENNSSNSDIVHVEKEEIPEGVEEAAVASVVLPAKELREALPEAPAPLLPHITATSFLEMREPDTEEMTVEKVSPATTLLVELGEEENLMKTKAATVESVQLEEEVIPVLEPSETLLSEEEIHVRREGLREVPSPAGEEKAIPLFEGKSILLFGGAAAIAILAVAVGVALALRKK, from the coding sequence ATGGATCCTGAAGAAGTCAAAAGCTTAGATAGCAACGGGGCTGGAGAGAAAAGTGAGAACAACTCTTCTAATTCTGACATTGTTcatgtggagaaagaagaaattcctGAAGGTGTGGAGGAGGCTGCTGTGGCATCTGTTGTCTTGCCAGCCAAGGAGCTGCGGGAGGCACTCCCCGAAGCACCAGCTCCCTTGCTTCCGCATATCACTGCCACTTCCTTTCTGGAGatgagggagcctgacacagaagaGATGACAGTGGAGAAAGTCAGCCCTGCTACAACTTTGTTGGTGGAACTTGGTGAAGAAGAGAACTTGATGAAGACAAAAGCAGCAACGGTTGAATCTGTTCAACTGGAAGAGGAAGTGATCCCCGTGCTGGAACCCTCAGAAACACTGCTGAGTGAAGAGGAGATACATGTGAGGAGAGAGGGTCTTCGGGAAGTCCCCTCCCCTGCTGGAGAAGAGAAGGCCATCCCACTGTTTGAGGGCAAGTCTATACTGCTGTTTGGAGGGGCCGCTGCCATTGCCATCCTGGCAGTGGCAGTTGGAGTAGCACTGGCTCTAAGAAAGAAATAg
- the BCL2L13 gene encoding bcl-2-like protein 13 isoform X5 has translation MQQSTSFNKVAGACPRVCNIHLQLIQVHFQITLCCFMSNGTVFNLESEDEEYPGVIAEDSNDIYILPSDNSGQVSPPESPTVTTSWQSESLPVSLSASQSWHTESLPVSLGPESWQQIAMDPEEVKSLDSNGAGEKSENNSSNSDIVHVEKEEIPEGVEEAAVASVVLPAKELREALPEAPAPLLPHITATSFLEMREPDTEEMTVEKVSPATTLLVELGEEENLMKTKAATVESVQLEEEVIPVLEPSETLLSEEEIHVRREGLREVPSPAGEEKAIPLFEGKSILLFGGAAAIAILAVAVGVALALRKK, from the exons tgCTTGCCCcagagtttgcaatatacatttacaactaatccaagttcactttcaaataacactgtGCTGCTTCATGAGTAAT gGCACTGTCTTTAACCTTGAGTCAGAGGACGAAGAATATCCTGGAGTCATTGCAGAGGATAGCAACGACATTTATATCCTGCCCAGTGACAACTCTGGACAAGTCAGTCCCCCAGAGTCTCCTACTGTGACCACTTCTTGGCAGTCGGAGAGCTTACCTGTTTCACTGTCTGCCAGCCAGAGTTGGCATACAGAAAGCCTCCCTGTGTCCCTAGGTCCTGAGTCCTGGCAGCAGATTGCAATGGATCCTGAAGAAGTCAAAAGCTTAGATAGCAACGGGGCTGGAGAGAAAAGTGAGAACAACTCTTCTAATTCTGACATTGTTcatgtggagaaagaagaaattcctGAAGGTGTGGAGGAGGCTGCTGTGGCATCTGTTGTCTTGCCAGCCAAGGAGCTGCGGGAGGCACTCCCCGAAGCACCAGCTCCCTTGCTTCCGCATATCACTGCCACTTCCTTTCTGGAGatgagggagcctgacacagaagaGATGACAGTGGAGAAAGTCAGCCCTGCTACAACTTTGTTGGTGGAACTTGGTGAAGAAGAGAACTTGATGAAGACAAAAGCAGCAACGGTTGAATCTGTTCAACTGGAAGAGGAAGTGATCCCCGTGCTGGAACCCTCAGAAACACTGCTGAGTGAAGAGGAGATACATGTGAGGAGAGAGGGTCTTCGGGAAGTCCCCTCCCCTGCTGGAGAAGAGAAGGCCATCCCACTGTTTGAGGGCAAGTCTATACTGCTGTTTGGAGGGGCCGCTGCCATTGCCATCCTGGCAGTGGCAGTTGGAGTAGCACTGGCTCTAAGAAAGAAATAg